The Desulfobaculum bizertense DSM 18034 genomic interval GCGGCGGCAACATGCTGGAGCGGTCCTGAATGTAAATTAGGCCAAAACGGTTGGCGAGACTTCCCCCAAGTGCCTGTGGCTCGCTCGTGAGAGCAAAAGCTAGGTCAGAAAAACTTTCTTGGGTAAAGGTATATCCCTGGGCGTTCAGAAGTTCCCGTGCAAGTTCATGGTCCTGCGCTCGGCAGGCCATGCGAAATGTTCGGCCGGGTTCCTGTTGATTGCTGTACGGTGTGTTTTTGTGCATAGTTGTTTGGTCAAAAAAAGAGCTTCTGCGGGAATACAGAGAATACGAAGCCATGCAGAGCAAGGCAATCCTCTGTGCAAACTTTCTGTCCCTTTCTCCAAGCTTACGAAAGCGTTAAATTTTGCGTCTCTTGGCGGAAGGTGCTACAGATGTTTTCCCCTTGAAAGTGTTCGAAAGAACATCTACATGGTTTCGATTACTTCACTATCGGCACTGAGCGTGCCGTGTCGTTCTCGCTAGGTAAAGAAAAAAATTTTCAAAGGAGCTGAGTTTATGGGTTGTGTACGAGTATTGGCTGCCCTTCTTATGGCCCTGGTGCTGCTTGTTCCGGGCAGAGCCTCGGCAGAAGAAATTGCCAAGACGTTCGCCGTATTGCCCTTCACAATTAACGGCCCCGAAAAATATCAATATTTGAGCCGTGGCATTCAGGATATGATGATTTCCCGTCTGAGTTGGGGAGAGCATCTCGATCACATTGGAAAGGACAAGCTTGCTTCCATTTCCGCCGCTCCTGAATCCGAAAAAGACGCCGCACAGGTTCTCTCCTCGCTTGGTGCAAACTATCTCGTCTGGGGTAGTGTCACCATTCTTGGCGATCAGTGCAGTATTGATCTTCGGGTAAAATCTGACGACAACAAATTTTGGCCCCGCAATCAGCAGACCGACATCGGTGGACTGATTCCCGCCCTCGAAGGCATGGCCAAGAGCGTCAACAGCTCTATCTTTATGCGCGCTGAACCAAAAGCACCACAGGCAACGGCTCAGGCTGAAACCCCTGTGAACCGCATGAACCCCGAGCTTATCTTTAACGAGAATAAGCAGAATCAGAAATTTTATCTCAATCCCCAGTTCCGGTACTCCGGTGGTACTGATACCCCCGGTCGCTGGCGCAGCCCACGTCTGCCCTTTACCGGTCAGGGAATGATTGTTGGCGACCCCGATGGCGACGGTCAGAATGAAGTGCTTTTTATCGATAAGCATGACATTTACGTCTACCGCTGGGACAACGCCCGCCTTCAGCTTATTGACCATTATGAAGGCTCTCGCCGCGTCGAGCTGCTCAATGTTAACTTGATCGACCTCGACCGCTCCGGAAAGCAGACTATCGCAGTTTCCGGCATCATCGCTCACAACCTTGACGATGCCATGAGCAGGAACTCCCCCAATCAGGCAAGTTCCCTTATGCTCACTTTTGAGAATGGTAAGCTCAAGGTTCAGGAAGATGGACTGAAATTCTTCATGAACGTCGTGAAAGTGCCCCCGACATTCCAGCCTGTGCTCCTCGCTCAGAAAGCTGGCCGTCTCCGCATTTTCGACTCCCCAGTTCATGAGCTTATTCGTATGTCGGGCAAATTCCAGCTCGGCAAGCGCGTCTCACTTCCTGAGAAAGCCAACGTCTTTAACGTGACCTTTGTCACTGACGATGACGACGCGTACAAGCTGCTTCTCGTTAACTCCAGCGACAACATCGAGGTCTACACCCCTCGCAACGAGCTGATTGCAACGACTCTCGATCAGTTTGCTGGTTCTCAGCTCGGTTTCGTCATCCCCGACACCATGC includes:
- a CDS encoding FG-GAP repeat domain-containing protein, with product MGCVRVLAALLMALVLLVPGRASAEEIAKTFAVLPFTINGPEKYQYLSRGIQDMMISRLSWGEHLDHIGKDKLASISAAPESEKDAAQVLSSLGANYLVWGSVTILGDQCSIDLRVKSDDNKFWPRNQQTDIGGLIPALEGMAKSVNSSIFMRAEPKAPQATAQAETPVNRMNPELIFNENKQNQKFYLNPQFRYSGGTDTPGRWRSPRLPFTGQGMIVGDPDGDGQNEVLFIDKHDIYVYRWDNARLQLIDHYEGSRRVELLNVNLIDLDRSGKQTIAVSGIIAHNLDDAMSRNSPNQASSLMLTFENGKLKVQEDGLKFFMNVVKVPPTFQPVLLAQKAGRLRIFDSPVHELIRMSGKFQLGKRVSLPEKANVFNVTFVTDDDDAYKLLLVNSSDNIEVYTPRNELIATTLDQFAGSQLGFVIPDTMRGFGTSADQYTNMYYIPLRLVTTDLNSDGKMEVLVNKNISVAAQFFERYRFFPNGEIHSLFWDGVGMSLSWKTRRIKGTVCDYGLADIDNDGTMDLYVALNTYPGDSGFGKRRAMIVSYRLDQSQMDPNTPIVREN